aaaatataaatttgcaGTTTATCTGAGTTGTATAAATGGTAAACTCACCGATGGTATCTTCCTTGCTTTCTTAACAAGCTCTGCAGAAAGCTTGTTTTGCTGAGAATTCGTGGTACTTTCCTCCATTTCAagctagaaatttgaaaatttagagacAATTTTTCACATGCGATTtacaaacaaatttaaaacaataaattgaaaaggaTACAATTCTAAAACTTTGACGATGGCATCAGTAGTcgtttttgtttggaaatctattgaaattttaaaaaaacaactgaatttTATAAAGGACAAAAGtttaattcaaattgaatATCACATTGTGAACATACAAAGCTTGCAGAATGTTGCTTGAATGGGTCTTATTTCAAGAAGATATGTTTAGAACGCGGCACATGAAAGAAAGTGCCTGCGCACGAGAAAGCAGAAGGTCGTAAAACTTTGAATGTTACACGAAAACCAAAATTAGCGTAATCAGAACTTGGGAAACATGAAACCATTTTTCAtccaacaaaataaaaaatataaaaaacagTCTTGCATCGGGTCATTGTCGctttatttcatttcaaaatggcCAATATCTTATTCCTTTTTAGTATTTTGTAGATAACTAAATGCGTTGTTTATAAAATTCTGCCTGGGACAATGTTAAAACTTGTGTGACACAGATTCTGTATATTCTCTTTTAATATTgcatgagaaaataatttccagccTCATTTTAAAGGGTAGCGTTAAATATAAGGCCCGAATAGCTTGGCACTTTTTTCATTAGAACACAAACAACACTTATagtaagttttctaaaatttatagaataaGAGATACATTTATTCCAAGTTATTTCAAAAGCTGATATCCTTCCCGAGATTTGTGATGTAggcaaaaatgtgaaatagtGACATAGAGTATTCCACCTAGAAGCGTTCCGCCAAAGATGATTAAGAGGAGAcctggaaaaatatatgttttgaTAACTATCGACaactttctttttctgaaaactcactGACTCCACCTCTACTGCCCTTCTTCCCATCTCTCATTTCCATCGGAGCATTTCCTGCTCTCTCTACAATTCTTCCTCCGCCGTTTCTaattttcctccatttttccttcaaaagttccaattttctttcagatttcaaagttttcagaaacatttctCTTTCCAGGAGCATTTTCTCAAACTgttcaaatgttttatcaGGTCCGGTTGCAACTCCTTTCATATGTGAAACAATAGGATCAATTAGAATTCCAGTGGTAAATGAGTCGAGTGATGGGGAATAATGCTCAGAAAATGACTTGGTACCCGCAGTGCTGTAAAAAGATCTGTTGAGACGACAtgattgaaacaaaaagtatGCATACCTCCAAAACTCTAAAGCTCTTGAATAATACCCATCTCTCGTTCCAGGCATAGTaaagtttttgtcaaaatcaattaaaaaatattctcgTTTCTCTGGAGAATattctttccatttttgttcttttgatGGTGAtggatttccaaaattcacgaAATCAGCAAACATTCCACTataaatttgttcaataaCATAAtctttttctgtaaaatttccaCGGCTTGTTCCAAAAACGTAGATCAAATCTTCCGAATGATGAGGCGGTGGCGCTTgagcatattttttgaaagcagGTCCAGCGTCCTTGTAATCGTAGCTGCAAAAAATAGGttggaagaaattttcagaaaaaatccgTTACATTCACGAAAATTGAAGGCAAAAATGGCAGGATAACCAAGAAATGCGCGGGTGTTTAACAATATTATCTTTGTCAAGaagctttttgaattttacaatgtttttacaaattaagagcaaatttggaatttaattaTCTATACCTAAGAAAATATATTGTcttaaaacgaaaattaattgttaataaattgtttcaaatagaTACCTAACTGTAATTTTCTATTATGTAGATCAATAAAATGTTCTTACCTGTACATAAagacttttgtatttttacttGCATGTGCATTTGCTACTTTAATAGAACCATCATAAAATTCCATGTCatccgccaaaaattgagcatCATCTCcgtttccataaaatttctggcattttctagaaaactctTCCGGTTCTGTATAAAGCTCATAGCCAATATGCTcgcataaatttttcaataattcttcttttttgtccGCATTTTTTAGATCATTaatgtatctgaaaattggttagtagtttgaagagattttaatttcgaaatcaTACATTGGATCTCTCAGCTCGGCAGTTGTAGTTCCTATCATTGAATTGATAGGATGAATAGTTCCAGAAGCTAATATTTCATCAGAATAATTGAGTAGAAATTCTCCATCAATATGAGGAACTGAGATATAGTAAGTAGTGTTCTGGAGGACCCATAATTGAGCATCTAGAACTTCCTGTGCAGATATATTTCGAAGGCATGAATAAGTCTAAAATAATAGTGTCATTGCAAACAGATTTTTAGATTCTTTACTAACCTTGTCAATTCGAACTTGAGACAGTTTTCTGAATCCGAATACCTCTGGTAGACATCCAGCTTTCTGTGCCATTGCAGTCATTCCTTTGAAGTTTGCGAGTTTTCCCATTTGATAAAGTGCTCCACTCATTATAATTTGCTGGTTTAACATACCTTTTGAGAGTGGAGACGAGGTAAActgcaaaatataaaaattgaatagcaTAGAGTTTTTAAGCCAGTTCCAAAATCACATAGCCAAAAAttaggaaagaaaaaaattcaaatcaacttttcattttgttcaaaataatgTATGCATagttttgttggattttttatcTTAAATTACAACGTTTTTAGGTTGGAAAAAGTATAACACTATTTTACCAAACTCACCGCTCCAACTAAAGAGCCACCTGCAGAATGTCCAACCATTGTGAGTTTGTCCTTATTTCCTCCAAAGTTATGCACTTCTTTTCGAGTCCATTTCACAGCTTCCAACATGTCTAAACGTTCATTTACAAATcaaatgaaattgttttagaaaacatACCAAACATCCCTACATTCGAATCACCCTTTTCTCCATTTAGCACTCCGAATCCAAAAGTTCCAAGACGATAATTGAATGTCACAACTACAATATTTCTGCCTTGGCCCACAAAATTGTTCACCAAAATTTCAGGATTGAATGCGGACGCGGATTCTGTTAAAATTCTCCCTCCGTGGACTACAATCATTAcggaacaatttttctgaaaattttgaaaatattaaaatgttataGATTTGAAAGCTAAACAACGTTTTGGAAACTTACACGCTTCATGCAATATTGGTTTGTAAATACATTTGCATACAAACAATCTTCAGAAATCGGTCCTCCAACTCCATTTTTGTACGTTTTTCTTTATGAAAAcagtttattttcagaagagaCTATAAGAAAACTCACTTTGCATCACTCATACACGCCGGCTTATATTCCTTTGTCTCAAGAATACCATCCCAAGGAATTGGTGGTCGTGGTTTTCTAAATCGAAGATTTCCAGCTGGCGGCTCAACAAATGGAATACCCAAAAACCCAATTCCTGTGTGATTTCCAAGTGGAGAGTATGTAGAAGTCAAGATTTTTCCTTCAATTGTTCccgttctgaaaatatcttatttttcaaataactgtTCAAATTGTAAACTTACGATAACTGAACTCTCGTTGATATTGAAATGTGCAGTAAAGTGGATagcagaaaaagaaataaaagaaccattttcaaaaatcgatacgaaaatgaacaaaaaataaatagaatgaGAGCACACTTGTTGTCAATCtcgttttcttaaaattagtCTACagagatagaaaaatattgataagaTAAAATATGTAGTGTATGTGGTTGTTCtatagtaaaaatttgaactctcTATGTAGTTGATTTTGTGACTAGGACTGAAGTatcagagaaaaaatgaattgccGTTTTGGTCTGAAAACTAAGAAATCGGTTAATAAGAATTACGGTGAGTTGTAAGAGAACATTTATTTAgacataaaaatcataatacAGACAAACACATAagtttgaataattatttcaaGAGCTGATATCCATCACGAGAACGATGATGGAGGCAGAAATGAGAAATGGAGACGTAGAGAATACCACCGAGAAGAGTTCCACCAAATATTATGAGAAGGAAATCTGGAAGGTTTTGTTTCAATATGGAGGCTAACTTTAAAACTTACTAGCTCCAGTTTCTTGCTCTTCTTCGTTTATTTTCTCCAAATCCACAAGCTCTTTCAGCATTAAATCTTTGGAACTTCGACCTCTCcacattttcttttgaatttccaatttccttaCAGCttttagaagtttcaaaaactcttcccGTTCGTTATACAATTTATCAAATTGCTCAAAAGTCTTATCGGGGCCAGTTTCATTATGATTCAAATGAGACATAATTGGATTCAAGAGATTTCCGATTATAAATATATCGACTGACGGAGAAAAGTGTTCCTTGAAAGACTTGCTTCCACATGTACTAAAACTTCTTCAAATATGAATTTATGAAAAGATTCCTTTACCTCCAAAACTCCAAAGCCTTTGGGTAATAGTGATCTTTCATTCCAGGCATTGTAAAGTTCTTATCAAAAtcgatcaaaaaatattctcgTTTTTCCGGGGTATACTGCGCCCATTCCTGATCCTCCAAAGGTGAAGGATCACCAAAGTTCACAAAATCAGCAAACATTCCACTATAAATATACTCGATAACATAATCCTTTGTCGAGAAATTTCCGCGATTGGTACCAAAAGCATAGGCGAAGTCTTCGCCGTGTTTGGGTGAAAGAGATTTGTCATATTTCTTGTACGCATTCCCAGCTTCCTTGTAGTCAAAGCTGAACGTAAAATCAATTATTCGacttattataaaaaatgaaaagttatggtctgaaaaaactttctaaaaactttccagacgcttttttttgtcagaaatttcgaaaagaatCTCAACCTCGGATAccgttgttaatttttttcccaaattacTATCCAATTTTATTCAGACtgtttattcaaatttttaaacagttttattgTTGGTAACTTTAAAATAGTTTCATCCTTGATACCTCTCCACCTTTGTTATTAAAActcttcctgaaaaatgaaatcaccTGTACACAAAAACGTTTGTATCTTTGCTGGAATGTACATTCGCCAGTTGAATAGCTCCGTAATAAAATTCCATATCATCCCCCAATGATTTCGCATCCTCTccatttttgtaaaagttgcgacatttttgtgaaaactctTCAGGCTCTTTGTAGAGTTCATAACCAATATGCTCGCATAGATTTTGAAGTAGTATTTCTTTTTTGCCAGTATTTTTTGGATCAACAATGTATCTGAAATATAGACAGTCAAATCTGTTTTTTACAACTCGTAGTTTACCTTGAATCCATCAATTCAGCAGTTGTAGTTCCAATCATAGTATTAATCGggtaaattgaatttgttgcATATAGATTATCAGGATAATCAACTTGATATATCCCATCTATATGACCCTGTCCTATGTAGTATGTAGTGTTACGGAGCATATACAGCTGAGCATCAAGAATTTGTTGAGCAGATTTTGAACGAAGGCAGGTATAGGCCTTAATTTGAattatctttttgaaatttcacttttttctccaatactttttcaacttctacgttcgataattttggaaatccaTGTTCATCTGGAAGGCATCCAACTATTCTGGCAACTACTGTCAGCTCTTtcacatttgattttttcgaaagattAGACATCGATGCACTCATTATAATTTGTTGGTGAATAAGACCTTTTGACAGCGGAGATGTagagaactgaaaatttgtacaagcattttcaaataagattTTTACGGATTGAGaagctgaaaaacaaaaaagaagatttaaTTACCGCGGCAGTAAAAACTGCTCCTGCAGAATGCCCCTGCATCGTTATTCTATCCTTGTCACctccgaaatttttgatttcttttcgaGTCCATCTCACAACTTCCAATATATCTGgcaaaagtgaaaatatttcaagatttttcctaaactttaAAGATTTAAATAAAGTTATTCAAATTAAGTTGTGaacaaatttatataatttttttctttaaaatttaaaagtccATTATGGGGAACAAGTGTTTCAATAATCACTTACCGAAATCAAATCAAAGATTCATGAGCATTATTAACTTTGGCGAATAAAATCTTCCGAACTTGAATCCTGGGACGTACAAAACATCTCAGCTACAGTACTTGCTagtatttcgcaattttcttaACTCTTTATTGGTTTTCATAGagagttatttttttattccgtTTTCGacgataaaaatttcaaacaccaacaataaatttcagaatgaaagGCACAGAACCTATCGTACTTGCGGTTGCGGTAGCTAGAAAGCCTGCGTTTAAATTCGAAGCTTTGGGtcgaaaatctgttttttctaATAAGTAATagcacttttcaattttcagaagataCTAGCAAGAATAGATAAAAGAACAATTGAACAATTtattaaacaattattttagaGCAATTCGACTTTTCAGACCTGCCTCGAACGCGTTatcaattcaatttaaaactattgcgttttctgaaaaacgagCCAAAATTGACACACAAACCGTATAATCCAAAATTTGTATCTTGATTATCTCCATTGAGCATTCCCAGTCCAAATAATCCTAGACGATAGTTGAAAGTAACTACAACAATATTTCTGCCTTGACCcacaaaattattaattataatttcaggATCATACGCTGAGGCTGATTCTATGACGAATCGTCCACCATGTATGGTTAACATTACTGAgcagtttttctggaaaataatatAATGAGTCTTGTATATAAGAATTTAGAAAACACACATGCTCCAAACAATATTGGTTTGTGAACACATTGGCATAAAGACAGTCTTCTGATACAGGCCCTCCAACACCATTTTTGTAGGTTTTTCTGAAGGGCAAAACTAAAttcatgaaattaaaaatatctcTTACTTCTGATCACTCATACAAGCCGCTTTATACTCCTTCGCCTCCAAAACTCCGTCCCAGGGTTTTGGTGGACGCGGCTTACGGAATCTCAGATTTCCAACTGGAGGTTCAACATATGGAACACCGAAAAACACAATTCCGGTCTGATTTCCGAGTGGAGAATAAGAAGCGGTGAGGGTTCTCCCTTCAATTGTTCCAGTTCTGGAACTGGAAGAGTACAATATCGTTCAGACaaggagtagcgccagtggatCTATTTTATAGGTGTTCAATAAAGCCACGGCGCtctgaatttctaaaaagcGCACTTTTCCCATTGTTTATTTTCCATTATCCCACTTTACTAAAACTTTGactaaactttttgattaatctagcgtattttttgttgtgttttatCCTGATAATCTGTCATTTTAGATTACTAAAAGTGTATTCAAATGAAAGCACACTGATAACATTCAATATTAAGtttggttttaaatttaatattctttCACCACACTCTCAACTTACGACAATTTAACTTTGGTAGACCGCACATTTTGCAATATTGCccataaaatgaaaaatcggaaaaacatgtctggaaatcaataaaaccaCATTCAGACAAATGAATAGAGCAAATGGTTTTATCAGTGTTATCTGGAAACCTAAACGGtctaaaaaacgttttgaagtTTGATAAGAACTCTAGTTTTTGTCATTCATTGttctttcaagattttttttggcagaacTTTGGTTCTTAATTGCGTAATCATTCAATCAGGGTATTAGCTTAAATGGAAGTTtattctcaatatttttattttaacaatatcattgtttttttttaaacaatatcaTTGTTCagctttgaaattaaataaactatTCCAGAAGTTGGTAACCTGTCCTTGATTTATTAGGGATGCAGAAATGGGATATGGAAGCATAGATGATACTACCAAATACTGTGACACCAAGAATTATTGGAAGtgtatctggaaaaaatatgatatgaaaatcaaagaaacatACAATACTGGAACTCACTTAGAACTCCTCCACTTGTCCCTTGATCTGcatctttttcaaattccacaaCTGAATTTCTCATTTGAACACCGATTTTCTTCTccaacttcaattttctccTTAGCTTCAACTCTTCAAGGAAGCTCTCCCGTTCGttaaaaaccttttcaaattgttcaataGACTTATCAGGGCCAGATGCAACACCTTTCAAATGGGAAACAATTGGATCTGTGAGAATTGACATGACAAAATTGTCAAGTGACGGCGAAAATCGTTCACTGAATGACTTTTTGCCGGCGGTACTAAAAAAGAGTTTGAATTAACCAACAAGACAGTATACCTAACAGTACCTCCAAAAATCTAGAGCCCTTGTGTAATAGTGATCTTTCATTCCAGGCATAGTGAAGTTCTTAtcaaaatctatcaaaaaatattcgcgTTTCTCCTGTGTGTACTGTCGCCACTGCTGAGTTTTCGATGGAGAAGGATCTtcgaaattgataaaattggcAAGCATTCCACTATAAATTCGCTCAATAACGTAATCCTTGGCAACAAATGGTCCACGACTAGTTCCAAAAGTGTAGATCAAATCTTCAGAATGATGAGGAGAAGGGGCCTCCAAATATTTGTGGAACGCCGTGCCGGCGCCTTTATAATCATagctaaaaattattaatttcggTCGAGGCGTGACGAGGGCGCCTTTTCTCTCGTTCTCCTGCGCCCCGGTGGAATACATACCTGTACATAAAAACTTTGGAATTGGCTCTTTTATGCGCGTTAGCCACCTTTATGGCACCGGAGTAAAATTCCATATCATCCGACAAAAACTGAGCATCTGTCCcatttttgtaataatttccacacttttttgtaaattcctctggtttctcaaaaagttcataACCAACATGCTCACACATGTTTTTCAATAACTGCTCCTTTATCCGGTCATTTTTGGGATCCGTTATATATCTGAAACAAGATTTTGATTATCTAAACAATTGTTCTCGCCATACAATGAGTCTCTGAGCTCGCCAGTTGTAGTTCCAATGAATGTATTGATAGGGTAGATcgtattaaaattaaatagatTATCTGGATAGTCAGTTATAAAATCTCCATCTACACGAGGGGATCCAAAGTAAAACGTGGAATTCTGTTGCATACTCAGTTGAGCATGAAGTAGATCTTGAGCAGATTTATTTTGAAGGCACAAGTAGGTCTGAAAGTCTGTTAACGCAAACTGTTAATATAAGTTCTTACCTTATTAATTTGagttttcgataattttctgaatccGTATTCTTTTGGTATACATCCTACATTTTGAGCTACAATAGTCATTCCTTTAAAGTTTGCACTTTTCGAAATATCTTGAAGTGGAGCACTCATAACAATCTGTTGATGGAGTAAACCTTTGGAGAGAGTTGAGCTCGTGAACTGAAAGGGTCATTagctgccaacaatttgaatgaattttaataatttgaacTTACATCTACAATAAGTCCTGCTCCTGCAGAATGTCCAGCCATTGTGATTCTGTCCTTGTTCCCTCCAAATTGGTCAATCTCTTTTCTTACCCACTTCACTGCTTCCAac
This is a stretch of genomic DNA from Caenorhabditis elegans chromosome V. It encodes these proteins:
- the cest-2.2 gene encoding Carboxylesterase type B domain-containing protein (Confirmed by transcript evidence), coding for MFFRFFILWAILQNVRSTKVKLSTGTIEGRTLTASYSPLGNQTGIVFFGVPYVEPPVGNLRFRKPRPPKPWDGVLEAKEYKAACMSDQKKTYKNGVGGPVSEDCLYANVFTNQYCLEHKNCSVMLTIHGGRFVIESASAYDPEIIINNFVGQGRNIVVVTFNYRLGLFGLGMLNGDNQDTNFGLYDILEVVRWTRKEIKNFGGDKDRITMQGHSAGAVFTAAFSTSPLSKGLIHQQIIMSASMSNLSKKSNVKELTVVARIVGCLPDEHGFPKLSNVEVEKAYTCLRSKSAQQILDAQLYMLRNTTYYIGQGHIDGIYQVDYPDNLYATNSIYPINTMIGTTTAELMDSRYIVDPKNTGKKEILLQNLCEHIGYELYKEPEEFSQKCRNFYKNGEDAKSLGDDMEFYYGAIQLANVHSSKDTNVFVYSFDYKEAGNAYKKYDKSLSPKHGEDFAYAFGTNRGNFSTKDYVIEYIYSGMFADFVNFGDPSPLEDQEWAQYTPEKREYFLIDFDKNFTMPGMKDHYYPKALEFWSTCGSKSFKEHFSPSVDIFIIGNLLNPIMSHLNHNETGPDKTFEQFDKLYNEREEFLKLLKAVRKLEIQKKMWRGRSSKDLMLKELVDLEKINEEEQETGANFLLIIFGGTLLGGILYVSISHFCLHHRSRDGYQLLK
- the cest-2.2 gene encoding Carboxylesterase type B domain-containing protein (Confirmed by transcript evidence), which gives rise to MFFRFFILWAILQNVRSTKVKLSSRTGTIEGRTLTASYSPLGNQTGIVFFGVPYVEPPVGNLRFRKPRPPKPWDGVLEAKEYKAACMSDQKKTYKNGVGGPVSEDCLYANVFTNQYCLEHKNCSVMLTIHGGRFVIESASAYDPEIIINNFVGQGRNIVVVTFNYRLGLFGLGMLNGDNQDTNFGLYDILEVVRWTRKEIKNFGGDKDRITMQGHSAGAVFTAAFSTSPLSKGLIHQQIIMSASMSNLSKKSNVKELTVVARIVGCLPDEHGFPKLSNVEVEKAYTCLRSKSAQQILDAQLYMLRNTTYYIGQGHIDGIYQVDYPDNLYATNSIYPINTMIGTTTAELMDSRYIVDPKNTGKKEILLQNLCEHIGYELYKEPEEFSQKCRNFYKNGEDAKSLGDDMEFYYGAIQLANVHSSKDTNVFVYSFDYKEAGNAYKKYDKSLSPKHGEDFAYAFGTNRGNFSTKDYVIEYIYSGMFADFVNFGDPSPLEDQEWAQYTPEKREYFLIDFDKNFTMPGMKDHYYPKALEFWSTCGSKSFKEHFSPSVDIFIIGNLLNPIMSHLNHNETGPDKTFEQFDKLYNEREEFLKLLKAVRKLEIQKKMWRGRSSKDLMLKELVDLEKINEEEQETGANFLLIIFGGTLLGGILYVSISHFCLHHRSRDGYQLLK
- the cest-2.2 gene encoding Carboxylesterase type B domain-containing protein (Confirmed by transcript evidence), which encodes MFFRFFILWAILQNVRSTKVKLSTGTIEGRTLTASYSPLGNQTGIVFFGVPYVEPPVGNLRFRKPRPPKPWDGVLEAKEYKAACMSDQKKTYKNGVGGPVSEDCLYANVFTNQYCLEHKNCSVMLTIHGGRFVIESASAYDPEIIINNFVGQGRNIVVVTFNYRLGLFGLGMLNGDNQDTNFGLYGLCVNFGSFFRKRNSFKLN
- the cest-2.1 gene encoding Carboxylesterase type B domain-containing protein (Confirmed by transcript evidence), which translates into the protein MVLLFLFLLSTLLHISISTRVQLSTGTIEGKILTSTYSPLGNHTGIGFLGIPFVEPPAGNLRFRKPRPPIPWDGILETKEYKPACMSDAKKTYKNGVGGPISEDCLYANVFTNQYCMKRKNCSVMIVVHGGRILTESASAFNPEILVNNFVGQGRNIVVVTFNYRLGTFGFGVLNGEKGDSNVGMFDMLEAVKWTRKEVHNFGGNKDKLTMVGHSAGGSLVGAFTSSPLSKGMLNQQIIMSGALYQMGKLANFKGMTAMAQKAGCLPEVFGFRKLSQVRIDKTYSCLRNISAQEVLDAQLWVLQNTTYYISVPHIDGEFLLNYSDEILASGTIHPINSMIGTTTAELRDPIYINDLKNADKKEELLKNLCEHIGYELYTEPEEFSRKCQKFYGNGDDAQFLADDMEFYDGSIKVANAHASKNTKVFMYSYDYKDAGPAFKKYAQAPPPHHSEDLIYVFGTSRGNFTEKDYVIEQIYSGMFADFVNFGNPSPSKEQKWKEYSPEKREYFLIDFDKNFTMPGTRDGYYSRALEFWSTAGTKSFSEHYSPSLDSFTTGILIDPIVSHMKGVATGPDKTFEQFEKMLLEREMFLKTLKSERKLELLKEKWRKIRNGGGRIVERAGNAPMEMRDGKKGSRGGVSLLLIIFGGTLLGGILYVTISHFCLHHKSREGYQLLK
- the cest-2.3 gene encoding Carboxylesterase type B domain-containing protein (Confirmed by transcript evidence), with product MILQYLYFAVLIHLSISTRIQLSTGTIEGKILNATYSPFGNQTATVFLGIPYVEPPIGELRFRKPRLLKSWEGVLETKDYKPACMSYWRKTFKNGFVGEISEDCLYANVFTNQYCLQNKNCSVMIVVHGGRLVCESGSAFKPEIFINNFVGQDRNIVVVTFNYRLGVFGFGVFNGETGDTNVAMYDMLEAVKWVRKEIDQFGGNKDRITMAGHSAGAGLIVDFTSSTLSKGLLHQQIVMSAPLQDISKSANFKGMTIVAQNVGCIPKEYGFRKLSKTQINKTYLCLQNKSAQDLLHAQLSMQQNSTFYFGSPRVDGDFITDYPDNLFNFNTIYPINTFIGTTTGELRDSLYITDPKNDRIKEQLLKNMCEHVGYELFEKPEEFTKKCGNYYKNGTDAQFLSDDMEFYSGAIKVANAHKRANSKVFMYSYDYKGAGTAFHKYLEAPSPHHSEDLIYTFGTSRGPFVAKDYVIERIYSGMLANFINFEDPSPSKTQQWRQYTQEKREYFLIDFDKNFTMPGMKDHYYTRALDFWSTAGKKSFSERFSPSLDNFVMSILTDPIVSHLKGVASGPDKSIEQFEKVFNERESFLEELKLRRKLKLEKKIGVQMRNSVVEFEKDADQGTSGGVLNTLPIILGVTVFGSIIYASISHFCIPNKSRTGYQLLE